Genomic DNA from Candidatus Eisenbacteria bacterium:
AGAAGGAGGACCGACGCCGGGAAGGAGACGCGGAGAAGGAGGGCATGCAGGGGCCGCCGTCGAAATCCGTATCGCGCGCCGACGTGGAGCGCGCCGGCGAGCGACAAAATCGCCAGAAACCGGAGCGCCTGCGTCCATGTAGGCACCGCTTGGGTCAATGCATCCGCGACCTGCGTGTCCAATCCGATCCCTCCTTATTACGATCGAGCGACGGGGATCGTCATCCCCTCCCGCGCCGCCTCCGCCCCGGCGAACCGCCGGCGCGCCTCCTGAACGAGCCGGTCCATGCCGCCGTCTTCCCTTTCCGGATTGTGATGGACCAGAACGAGCCGCCGCGCGCCCGCCCCCTCGGCGAGGCGCGCCCCCGCTTCCCACGTGCTGTGCCCCCAGCCTCGGTGGGCTTCATACTCGAAGGCGTCGTACTGCGCATCATACAGGATCACGCCCGCGCCGGAACAGAGCGCCAGAAGCCCCTCGTCGATCCCCGATTCCGGATGCTCGGTGTCGGTGGCGAGGACGGCGCTCCCCACCGGCCCGTCCAAGCGATAGGCGAGGGCTCCGCCCGGATGCCGGAGAGGCGCGTGGGTGATCGCCACGTCTTCGATCTCGAGTCGTTCCGGCAATGGGTGAAAGGTGATCCGCGCCTCCATGCGGTCCCAGCCGACGGGATAGTACGGCGGTGAAGCGATTCTCTCCAGCGCCCGCCTTCCGTCCTCCATCCGCTCAGCGGGGAGATAAACGCTCACCCGAAATTCCTCGCGATAAAGCGGCGCGAAGGCGGGGAGGCCGACGACGTGGTCGAGATGGAAATGGGTGAAGACCCAATCCACCCGGCGCGGAGCCTCGGGGGACCCGAGCAGCCGGGCGCCGAAGGGGACGACGCCTGTCCCCGCGTCGATGAGGAGCGTCGTCTCCCGGAGGGGGAGCGCGAGGGAGGTGGTGTGGCCGCCGTACTTCGCGAAGGCCGCGCCCGGCGTGGGATTGCTCCCGCGCGCGCCGAGCACGGTCAGCGACCCGCGTCTCATTTGCTCGTCATTTCCCATACACCGTCCCAACCGGGCGGCAAGGCGCCCCCGGAGAGCGCGTCGATCCTGTCGACATAGGCGCCGGCGACCGGGTCGTCGGCGAGGGCGGCGAAGATTTCTCCGGCCCGCGCGAGGTCCCCCGCTTCGAAGGCGCGCAGCCCTTCCTCGAAGGAGCGGTCCCCCTCGCGCCACCAGGGAAAGAGGTAAGGCCCTCCGGCCGGGCCCGCCGCCTGGAATACACGCGTCGGTTCGCGCCTCCCCACCACGCGCACCCGCCCCACTTCACGCCCCGCCGCCGCTCCCTCCGCCGCGTTCCAGGTCGCCTCGCTCACCAGAATCGGCGAGCGAAACACCTTGCCGAGCCCCTCGAGCCGGGAGGCGAGGTTCGCCGCGTCGCCGATCACGGAGTAATCGAACCGCTCGCGGGAGCCCATGTTCCCCACCACAACCGACCCGGTGTGAATGCCGATCCGCATGCAAAGCGGCCTTCCCGCGTCCCGCTCCAGCTCCGGGTTGATCTCATCGAGCCGGCGGAGCGCGCCGATCCCGGCGCGGAGGGCGCGCGCCGCGTGGTCCGGTTGGTCGAGAGGCGCGTTCCAGAAGGCGATGATCGCGTCCCCCTCGTACTTGTCCACCGTCCCCCCCTCCGCCTGGATCAGATCGGTCATCTCCGAAAGATAACGATTGAGGAGCGCCGTCAGCCGCTCCGGATCGAGTCCCTCCGAGAGAGAGGTGAAGCCGGCCAGGTCGGAGAAGAAGAGGGTCAGTTCCTTCCGTTCGCCCCCCAGGGCGAGGCGGTCCGGGTTCTCGAGGATCTTCTCGATCACTTGTGGGCTCAAGTAATGGCGAAAGGCGTGTTTCAGGAAACGGCGGCGGCGGCCCTCGACGGCGTACTGCGCGGTCTGCGCGGCGAGAAAAGCGAGCAGCACGGCGAGCACGGGGGAAACGATCGGCACCCACCGGCCCAAACGGAAGAAGAGAAGGGGGGCGCCGGCGAGCACCGCGACGAAGAGCGGCAGGAGAAGGGCGCCCCGCCAGGGGCTCCGCGCGCGCCCGACGAGGAAGCCGAGCAGCGCCGCCGCGAGAACGCAACGGAGCGCTTCGATCCAGCGGGGCGTCCGGAGGAGGAAGTCTCCGGCGAGAAGGTTGTCCAGGACCGTGGCGTGCAACTCCACGCCGGGATAGACCCGGCTCATCGGCGTGGGTCGAAGGTCCAGGAGCCCCGGCGCGCTCGATCCGATGAAGACGATCCGCCCCCGGAGCAGCTCTTTCGGGAGCGAGATCTCCCCCCCCTCCCGTTCGCGCACCCACGACTGGATCGCGCTCGCGATGGAATAGGAAGGGATCGTTCCCGCCGGACCACGGAAGCGGACCAGCATGCGCCCCTCGCCGTCCAGGGGGACGGTCCGATCGCCGAGGAAAAGACGGCCGCCGTCCGCGCGGACCGGCGTTCCCTCCGTCACGGACCAGACGGCGAAGGGGAGGGCGAGCGCCTCCGCTCCGCCGCCGGAACGGAAAACCGCCGGTACGCCGCGAAAAACGCCGTCCCGGTCGGGAAGAAAGAGCACGTTGCCGAGGCCCGCCGCTCCGTCGCGGATCGATTCGACCGGAAGCGTGGCCGAGAGAAAGGGGACGGCGGGAACGGTTCCATCCCCCTCCGGCGCCGGCCGGAAACGCGCGGGAGGCGGCGCACCCTCGTCGCCGGCGTGGGCGAGGAAGGGGAGGATCACCCCGCCGCCGGCTACCGAGGCTCCCAGTTCGGCGTCGTCCCCCTCGCCGTAGACCGACGGCTCGGTGAAGAGCAGGTCGAAGACGACCGCACGCGCCTCCGCGTCGCGGCAGTACTCGATCACCGGGGCGTAGAGCGACCGGGGCCACGGCCACGGAAGGTCCTCCTCCGCCGCCATGTGGTCGAGGCTCTTCTGATCCACGAGGAGGATCGCGATCCGCTCCGCGACCCGCCCCGGCCCGGCGAGCCGCGCGAGCCGCCAGTCCAGCGTTTTCCACTCGAGCGTGTCGAGCGCCCCGGCGAGGGAGAGCAGAAACGCGACGAGACCCGCCGCCGCCCCGATCATCGCGCCGAGGCCGATCCGCCTCATCCATCTCCTCCGCGGCGCGGCGCTCGCGCCTATCCGATCGACCGGGTGCTCCGCTTGAAGCGCTCCGTCCGCGCCGACGGGTCGGTCCCCTCGGCCAAGCGGCTCTTCACGACGGGCTCCACGTCCCGGATCCGGTCCTTCGCCGGCGGGTGTGTGGCGAACATACCGGCGCCGCCGGAGCCGGATTCATCCATCCGCTCCAGGAACCGGGTAATGCCGTCGGCGCGATAACCGACGGCGGAGGCGAACTCCACCGCCATGCGGTCCGCCTCTTTCTCCTGACTCCTGCTGTAACCACGCTCCACCAAGGTCCGCACCACGTCCCCCACGGCGCCGTCGAACAGGTCGGTGAGCTTCACCAACTCCTCCTTGTTCCAGGCGGTCCCCGCCTCGCGACCGAGGATGGCGAAGGCGTCGATGAGACGGCTCTTCTGGATCGCCGCGAGGCCGTGGCGGCCGGCGACGTGACCCACCTCGTGGGCGAGCACGCAGGCGAGCGCGTCCTCGTCCGGGAGGATGGCGAGCATCCCCCGCGTGATCAGGATCGTTCCCCCCGGCGCGGCGAAGGCGTTCACCTCGTCCACGTCGAGCACGGCGAAATGCCAGCCGCCGTAGATCTCGGGGCGACTCGAGTAGAGCGCCACCGCTCGGCCGACACGGTTCACGTAGCCGGTCACCTCGTCGTTCTTATAGAGGGGATAACGGCCGAGGAGCGTCGCCGCGACGGCGCGGCCGATGTAATACTCCTCCTCCTCGGTCAGTTCCTCGAAGCTCTTCCGGAACGCCTCGCCGGTCCGGTCGATCGCTCCCTTCTGGTCGTCGGAGATGTAACCCTGATTCGCCGCGATGCTCGTGCCGATCTTGCCGAGATCGGTGGCGGTGCAACCGGCGATCAGCAACGCGGCCGCCCCGACCACCGCGAGAAATCCGATGAAGACCGTCCTTCTCATGACCGCCCCCTCCAATCACCCAGCTTCCCCTGCTCCAGGAATTTGCGGAGTTCCTCGTCCGAAACTCGGATGCGGTCGACCCGGTCCACGGCTTCGTAGTCCAGCCCCTTGCCGCTCTTCTTGTACTCCGCCTCCACCTCCTCGGTGAAGCCCTTGCTCGCCAGGCTCACCTCGTGGTCCGAGGCGTTCCGATCCACCGTGCCGCCTCCTCCGGAGAGGGCGATCTTCTTGGTGGTGACGGCGCTCTCGTGAACCCAACCGGTCGCGCCTCCGGCGCTCACGCGGATCCACTCACCCTGCCGGCCCGTTTCCTCCAGCTTCGCGCCGATCTCCACGGTCTTCACCGCGCCCGCCCAAAACTTAGGCTCCTTGCGAAGCTTGGTGCTCTTCACCTGCACCGTCCACTGCGTTCCCGCGTAGAGGACGGCCGCCGCCAGAAGCATGCCGAGCGTCCCCAACGCCTTCGTTTTCCATCGCAAGTCGATCCCCCCTTCCCGGCCTTTCCGAGCCCGCGCCGGATCCTGTGTCGTTTCGCACGATCCTATCACCGCCGAACCCGCGCGCCAAGCGGAGCATAGGCCTTGCGGCGCCCCGCCGCGAGCGTTAGGATGGAGATTTCCCGGGCCGGAGGTAAGAAGCATGGGCCTTCTGGAAGAGGCGCGGGAGCGCCTGCGAGCGCTCTTGCGGGAGAGCGGATTCGACGGCGGCGCGCCGGTCGAGGTGACGCCGCTTCACCCGGACGACGCCATCGGCGCGCGCGCGGACGAAAACTTCGTCCTGAAAAAGGGGAAGGAGCGCGTAATCGAGGCGCGGATCGGCGGCGCCCGCGGCCAAGCCTTCACCGACC
This window encodes:
- a CDS encoding MBL fold metallo-hydrolase: MRRGSLTVLGARGSNPTPGAAFAKYGGHTTSLALPLRETTLLIDAGTGVVPFGARLLGSPEAPRRVDWVFTHFHLDHVVGLPAFAPLYREEFRVSVYLPAERMEDGRRALERIASPPYYPVGWDRMEARITFHPLPERLEIEDVAITHAPLRHPGGALAYRLDGPVGSAVLATDTEHPESGIDEGLLALCSGAGVILYDAQYDAFEYEAHRGWGHSTWEAGARLAEGAGARRLVLVHHNPEREDGGMDRLVQEARRRFAGAEAAREGMTIPVARS
- a CDS encoding adenylate/guanylate cyclase domain-containing protein, which codes for MRRIGLGAMIGAAAGLVAFLLSLAGALDTLEWKTLDWRLARLAGPGRVAERIAILLVDQKSLDHMAAEEDLPWPWPRSLYAPVIEYCRDAEARAVVFDLLFTEPSVYGEGDDAELGASVAGGGVILPFLAHAGDEGAPPPARFRPAPEGDGTVPAVPFLSATLPVESIRDGAAGLGNVLFLPDRDGVFRGVPAVFRSGGGAEALALPFAVWSVTEGTPVRADGGRLFLGDRTVPLDGEGRMLVRFRGPAGTIPSYSIASAIQSWVREREGGEISLPKELLRGRIVFIGSSAPGLLDLRPTPMSRVYPGVELHATVLDNLLAGDFLLRTPRWIEALRCVLAAALLGFLVGRARSPWRGALLLPLFVAVLAGAPLLFFRLGRWVPIVSPVLAVLLAFLAAQTAQYAVEGRRRRFLKHAFRHYLSPQVIEKILENPDRLALGGERKELTLFFSDLAGFTSLSEGLDPERLTALLNRYLSEMTDLIQAEGGTVDKYEGDAIIAFWNAPLDQPDHAARALRAGIGALRRLDEINPELERDAGRPLCMRIGIHTGSVVVGNMGSRERFDYSVIGDAANLASRLEGLGKVFRSPILVSEATWNAAEGAAAGREVGRVRVVGRREPTRVFQAAGPAGGPYLFPWWREGDRSFEEGLRAFEAGDLARAGEIFAALADDPVAGAYVDRIDALSGGALPPGWDGVWEMTSK
- a CDS encoding M48 family metalloprotease, with protein sequence MRRTVFIGFLAVVGAAALLIAGCTATDLGKIGTSIAANQGYISDDQKGAIDRTGEAFRKSFEELTEEEEYYIGRAVAATLLGRYPLYKNDEVTGYVNRVGRAVALYSSRPEIYGGWHFAVLDVDEVNAFAAPGGTILITRGMLAILPDEDALACVLAHEVGHVAGRHGLAAIQKSRLIDAFAILGREAGTAWNKEELVKLTDLFDGAVGDVVRTLVERGYSRSQEKEADRMAVEFASAVGYRADGITRFLERMDESGSGGAGMFATHPPAKDRIRDVEPVVKSRLAEGTDPSARTERFKRSTRSIG